A genomic window from Armatimonadota bacterium includes:
- a CDS encoding Uma2 family endonuclease produces the protein MNVQLKRWTRAEYERLGRHGVLGEDDGVQLIDGEIVQMGPQGPAHAAAVSLVADALRAVCGSGYHVRVQLPLAVSGESEPEPDLAVVSGTPRDYRDAQPTTAVLVVEVAETTAEFDRDRKGPLYAGAGIRDYWVLDLAAAAVDVYRDPGRDRDGRPGYRSHIRLGGSEEIAPLAFPQRPIPVRELLP, from the coding sequence GTGAACGTACAGCTCAAGCGGTGGACGCGAGCGGAGTACGAACGGCTGGGCCGGCACGGCGTGCTGGGGGAGGATGACGGGGTCCAGCTGATCGACGGGGAGATCGTGCAGATGGGACCCCAGGGACCCGCGCATGCCGCGGCCGTGAGCCTGGTCGCCGATGCGTTGAGAGCGGTCTGCGGCTCCGGCTACCACGTGCGCGTCCAGCTGCCTCTGGCCGTTTCCGGCGAATCTGAGCCGGAACCGGACCTGGCCGTAGTCTCGGGGACGCCAAGGGACTATCGCGACGCTCAACCGACCACGGCGGTCCTGGTTGTGGAGGTGGCGGAGACCACGGCCGAGTTCGACCGGGACCGTAAAGGACCACTCTACGCGGGCGCAGGTATCCGTGACTACTGGGTCCTTGATCTGGCTGCCGCCGCGGTCGACGTATACCGCGATCCGGGCCGCGACCGGGACGGACGGCCGGGGTATCGCTCCCACATCCGCCTGGGTGGGAGTGAAGAGATCGCCCCGCTGGCGTTCCCCCAACGTCCCATCCCTGTCCGGGAGCTCCTCCCCTAG
- a CDS encoding TRAP transporter fused permease subunit, with protein sequence MAGPAEAPLPASQTEVEELVEQYEGKTRHPGGLAGRLITAALVVMSLYHLWATTANIITQIHRTIHLLFVLTLAFLLYPGWRGAYRRIQVLDLLLAAAAVVSLGYVFVDFDAFVYRSVVPNRWDLIFGVTTILLILEATRRTVGKALLVVVVAFLVYAFAGPFLPAPWTHRGYDLSRLVGQLYMTLEGIFGIPLAVSSTFIILFTIYGSFLDQSGAGKFFVDLAFALTGRRRTGAGQAVTVASFLLGGPSGSGVATTVTVGAIAYPLLKKAGYDRESAGGLLSAGGIGAVISPPILGAAAFIIAEILKISYLDVLIMAIIPTALYYLAIFLMIELDARRFALRHVEIATENPVRLALRYWYLLSSLVVIPAFMVYGFTAIKAVFWATIVAWLASYLRRDTALGPGKLVAALANGSRQVLNIGVTTAAAGIIVGVTNLTGLGLKLSDIIISLAGGSLILTLIYAALALWVLGLALPITATYIIAAVTVAPALTKLGVHELAAHMFIFYYAVLSEVSPPVGLSPMAASALTGGNPFKTMLLAWKYTLPAFVVPFMFTVHPDGMGLLLRAPVADVIKVTITASAGLGAMAAGVNGWLLRRATLLERAVLVAAGLLLIYPAATLDLLALAAVAGVAGVQWFSRKPAPQSP encoded by the coding sequence ATGGCCGGCCCTGCCGAGGCCCCCCTGCCCGCCTCTCAGACCGAAGTCGAGGAACTCGTCGAGCAGTACGAAGGGAAGACGCGCCATCCGGGCGGGCTGGCCGGCCGCCTGATCACCGCGGCGCTCGTCGTCATGTCGCTCTACCACCTCTGGGCGACGACGGCGAACATCATCACCCAAATCCATCGGACGATCCACCTCCTCTTCGTGCTGACCCTGGCCTTCCTGCTCTATCCGGGGTGGCGCGGCGCCTACCGGCGCATCCAGGTCCTCGACCTCCTCCTGGCGGCGGCCGCCGTCGTCTCGCTGGGCTACGTGTTCGTCGATTTCGACGCCTTCGTCTATCGTTCTGTGGTGCCCAACCGCTGGGACCTGATCTTCGGCGTAACCACGATCCTGCTCATCCTGGAGGCGACGCGCCGCACGGTGGGCAAGGCGTTGCTCGTCGTCGTCGTCGCCTTCCTTGTCTACGCCTTCGCCGGGCCGTTCCTGCCGGCGCCCTGGACGCACCGCGGCTACGACCTCTCCCGCCTGGTCGGGCAGCTGTACATGACCCTGGAGGGGATCTTCGGCATCCCGCTGGCGGTGAGCTCGACCTTCATCATCCTCTTTACCATCTACGGGTCGTTCCTGGACCAGTCGGGAGCCGGCAAGTTCTTCGTCGACCTGGCCTTCGCCCTCACCGGACGGCGCCGCACAGGCGCGGGGCAGGCCGTCACCGTCGCCTCGTTCCTGCTGGGCGGACCGTCGGGCAGCGGGGTGGCCACCACCGTGACTGTGGGGGCCATCGCCTACCCGCTGCTGAAGAAGGCCGGCTACGACCGGGAGTCGGCCGGCGGGCTGCTCTCGGCCGGGGGGATCGGCGCGGTCATCTCGCCCCCCATCCTCGGCGCGGCGGCCTTCATCATCGCCGAAATCCTGAAGATCTCCTACCTGGACGTCCTGATCATGGCCATCATCCCCACCGCGCTGTACTACCTGGCGATCTTCCTGATGATCGAACTGGACGCGCGGCGCTTCGCCCTGCGCCACGTCGAGATCGCCACGGAAAACCCGGTGCGGCTGGCCCTGCGGTACTGGTACCTGCTCAGCTCGCTGGTCGTCATCCCCGCCTTCATGGTCTACGGCTTCACGGCGATCAAGGCCGTCTTCTGGGCGACGATCGTGGCCTGGCTGGCCAGCTACCTGCGGCGCGACACGGCGCTGGGTCCGGGCAAGCTCGTCGCGGCGCTGGCCAACGGCAGCCGGCAGGTGCTGAACATCGGCGTGACCACCGCCGCCGCAGGGATCATCGTGGGCGTGACCAACCTCACGGGGCTGGGGCTCAAGTTGTCGGATATCATCATCAGCCTGGCCGGGGGCAGCCTCATCCTCACCCTGATCTACGCCGCGCTCGCCCTGTGGGTGCTGGGCCTGGCCCTGCCCATCACCGCGACGTACATCATTGCCGCGGTGACCGTGGCGCCCGCCCTGACCAAGCTCGGCGTGCACGAACTGGCGGCGCACATGTTCATCTTCTACTACGCGGTGCTCTCGGAGGTCTCGCCGCCGGTGGGCCTGTCGCCGATGGCCGCCTCCGCGCTCACCGGCGGGAACCCCTTCAAGACCATGCTGCTGGCCTGGAAGTACACCCTGCCCGCCTTCGTCGTGCCCTTCATGTTCACGGTGCACCCCGACGGGATGGGACTGCTGCTCCGGGCCCCCGTCGCCGACGTGATCAAGGTCACCATCACCGCCTCCGCCGGGCTGGGCGCGATGGCCGCCGGCGTCAACGGCTGGCTCCTGCGCCGGGCCACCCTGCTGGAGCGCGCCGTCCTCGTCGCCGCGGGCCTCCTGCTGATCTACCCTGCGGCGACCCTCGACCTGCTGGCTTTGGCGGCGGTGGCCGGGGTGGCCGGCGTGCAGTGGTTCTCCCGGAAGCCGGCCCCCCAGTCGCCCTGA